In Pedobacter sp. W3I1, one DNA window encodes the following:
- a CDS encoding AarF/ABC1/UbiB kinase family protein, with product MKTQKSIPTTKVERSAKFVKTGIQIGGNYIKHYSKKLFNPEMDREQLNEDNATDIYKSLSELKGSALKIAQMLSMDKNILPKSYVDKFTQSQYNAPPLSGPLIVRTFTKNFGKTPENIFDSFNLSSSNAASIGQVHQATLNGKKLAIKIQYPGVGDSISSDLKLVKPFAFRLLGMSERELNIYIKEVEERLLEETDYELEVKRSIEFSEACKNLNHVVFPKYYPELSGKRIITMDWIDGLHLKEFLQTNPSQELRNKIGQALWDFYNFQQHELRAVHADPHPGNFMITPDENLGVIDFGCIKEIPDDFYYPFFSLISTDVINDKNKTIDAFRKLDMIHADDSPEQIEFYYKSYREMISLFARPYTSKSFDFSKPDFFEQLYLYGEKISKMPEFKQARGVKHFIYVNRTNFGLYTILHELKATVKTDTYKPDVSA from the coding sequence ATGAAGACACAAAAAAGTATTCCAACTACCAAGGTAGAACGTTCTGCAAAATTTGTTAAAACCGGTATCCAGATTGGGGGCAATTACATTAAACATTACTCCAAAAAATTGTTTAACCCTGAAATGGACCGTGAGCAATTAAATGAAGATAATGCTACTGACATTTATAAATCGCTGAGCGAATTAAAGGGAAGTGCCTTAAAAATTGCACAAATGCTGAGTATGGATAAAAATATCCTGCCCAAATCGTATGTTGATAAATTTACCCAGTCGCAATACAATGCCCCGCCCCTTTCGGGTCCATTAATTGTGCGAACTTTTACAAAAAATTTCGGTAAAACTCCAGAAAATATTTTCGATAGCTTTAACTTAAGCTCCAGCAATGCAGCTTCTATCGGGCAGGTACACCAGGCTACGCTTAATGGCAAAAAACTAGCCATTAAAATTCAATATCCGGGTGTGGGAGATAGTATTTCATCTGATTTAAAGCTGGTAAAACCTTTCGCATTCCGTTTATTGGGCATGTCGGAAAGGGAATTAAATATTTATATTAAAGAAGTTGAAGAACGTTTACTCGAAGAAACAGATTACGAACTGGAAGTTAAGCGTTCAATTGAATTTTCTGAAGCCTGCAAAAACCTCAACCATGTGGTGTTTCCGAAATATTATCCTGAATTATCCGGAAAGCGGATCATTACCATGGATTGGATTGATGGCTTACATTTAAAAGAATTTTTACAAACTAATCCTTCTCAAGAGCTACGCAATAAAATCGGACAGGCGCTGTGGGATTTCTACAATTTTCAACAGCACGAACTAAGGGCGGTACATGCCGATCCACATCCCGGAAACTTTATGATTACACCGGATGAAAATTTAGGTGTAATTGATTTTGGTTGTATTAAAGAGATACCTGATGATTTCTATTACCCGTTTTTCTCCTTAATTTCTACTGATGTAATTAATGATAAAAATAAAACGATAGATGCCTTTAGAAAACTTGATATGATCCATGCAGATGATTCTCCTGAACAGATTGAGTTTTATTATAAATCGTATAGGGAGATGATCAGCCTGTTTGCCAGACCTTATACCAGTAAATCTTTTGATTTTAGTAAACCTGATTTTTTTGAACAGCTATATCTCTACGGTGAAAAAATTTCTAAAATGCCAGAGTTTAAACAAGCCCGCGGGGTAAAACATTTTATTTATGTTAACCGAACAAATTTTGGCTTGTATACGATATTACATGAACTAAAGGCTACTGTTAAAACAGATACTTATAAGCCTGATGTTAGTGCTTAA
- a CDS encoding two-component system response regulator has translation MKKKVVLVQDNKDILDIMDQVLEEEGFDVTASLTTEPIDKIDEIEPDVVIVDDHIKGKKKGSQVIKELKSDPETEDVSAVLTSTSNNLPQQAEDCKADDYIEKPFDIDHMVEVVKKNS, from the coding sequence ATGAAGAAAAAGGTTGTACTTGTTCAGGATAATAAAGATATCCTTGATATAATGGACCAGGTATTGGAGGAGGAGGGGTTTGATGTTACGGCATCGCTAACCACCGAGCCTATAGATAAAATAGACGAAATTGAACCCGATGTAGTAATTGTAGATGATCACATTAAGGGTAAAAAGAAAGGCTCTCAAGTAATTAAGGAACTTAAGTCTGATCCGGAAACGGAAGATGTATCAGCCGTGCTCACCTCCACATCCAATAACTTACCTCAACAGGCAGAAGATTGCAAAGCTGATGATTATATCGAAAAACCATTTGATATCGATCATATGGTTGAGGTGGTAAAGAAAAACTCGTAA
- a CDS encoding TetR family transcriptional regulator C-terminal domain-containing protein produces the protein MATAQQIRNAYLDYVLTNDEKPKSVYIFVKKLKITEADFYQFFSSFESIEKTIWFELTFETINKIKEQEVWLQYTAREKMLSFFYSYLENLKNERSFVIYSLKNHRGKFSTPDVLAGVKPIFENFAQEIIEEGLDSGELAERRFLSKRYKDALWIQFAFIVNFWINDDSEGFEKSDEAIEKGINVTFDLFQHSPIDNLLEYGKFLSRNGKFADKMRF, from the coding sequence ATGGCAACCGCTCAGCAAATTAGAAATGCATACTTAGATTATGTTTTAACGAACGATGAAAAACCAAAATCGGTTTATATTTTTGTAAAAAAGCTTAAAATTACCGAGGCCGATTTTTATCAGTTTTTCTCTTCATTCGAAAGCATAGAAAAAACAATCTGGTTCGAACTTACTTTCGAAACTATTAACAAAATTAAAGAGCAGGAAGTTTGGCTCCAGTATACGGCCAGAGAAAAAATGCTTTCTTTCTTTTACAGTTACCTGGAAAACCTGAAAAACGAACGCAGTTTTGTGATTTACAGCTTAAAGAATCACCGTGGTAAATTTTCTACTCCCGATGTTCTGGCTGGCGTAAAACCTATTTTCGAAAACTTTGCACAAGAAATTATTGAGGAAGGTTTAGATAGTGGAGAACTCGCTGAACGCCGTTTTTTAAGCAAAAGGTACAAAGATGCCTTATGGATTCAGTTTGCTTTTATTGTAAATTTCTGGATCAACGATGATAGTGAAGGATTCGAAAAAAGTGACGAAGCCATCGAAAAAGGTATTAATGTAACTTTCGATCTTTTCCAGCATTCGCCAATCGATAATTTATTGGAATACGGCAAGTTTTTATCCAGGAATGGAAAATTTGCAGATAAGATGAGGTTTTAA
- a CDS encoding GIN domain-containing protein — protein MKTSIKTLIATSLTAIVLSSAVFTTSVSATEKEPDAILKISAFKRISVKGNIELTIIQRSNPGISYTDDNTGTAKVMQDGDNLKITSTSTEKAKLTVYVNDFYRIEASENAIVKTEGKLRTKYLQIFLKGNAHAEINTSSEGLYTVISDQADLKLSGSTDNHTLVMGKSQKLTIDRFAALKTNISSVETDAVEKEIAAIK, from the coding sequence ATGAAAACCTCAATCAAAACACTAATCGCCACTTCATTAACAGCAATCGTTTTATCTTCTGCTGTATTTACCACAAGCGTTTCTGCAACAGAAAAAGAACCGGATGCCATATTAAAAATATCGGCTTTTAAAAGAATTTCTGTAAAAGGAAATATAGAACTCACCATTATCCAAAGAAGCAATCCTGGTATTTCTTACACTGATGATAACACCGGAACAGCAAAAGTGATGCAGGATGGGGATAATTTAAAAATCACTTCAACCAGCACCGAAAAAGCAAAATTAACCGTTTATGTAAACGATTTTTACAGAATTGAAGCTTCAGAAAATGCAATTGTTAAAACTGAAGGAAAATTAAGAACTAAATATCTTCAGATCTTTTTAAAAGGAAATGCACATGCCGAAATCAATACCAGCTCAGAAGGTTTATACACCGTAATTTCAGATCAGGCAGATTTAAAATTAAGCGGTTCTACTGATAATCATACTTTGGTAATGGGTAAATCACAAAAATTAACCATCGATAGATTTGCAGCTTTGAAAACTAACATCAGTTCTGTAGAAACTGATGCAGTTGAAAAAGAAATTGCAGCAATCAAGTAA
- a CDS encoding GAF domain-containing protein encodes MKTEKSVKSEFYRFLLQKIEKDDVLLGNISAEDLSKYKDTLELIFTILTPLMDNEDDLFWALSTPIPDQIFFSTNAFYKFFKDHDPKNKVTKDNEPVEKKQLKFIYNVILGRFYNFASVLKNEIIYAHINQETKLTQYYNIQTDTKFVDIMHKGDLPELNFEELGKHFQDETELEYLVKHLPLQNFHFEGFSIISITDVTLQHAIDGIRDALVNHNYQTEAYTHVIHALKTLSGNGKLEFGLMPFLTVNNKLVFDNQEFSQSMLINSAKSSNLEEEVFYSLVDKYKENPRSIFVSSINDDQIDKDPFLRVLKAAGVCSYSVLPVYYNTQLAGVLEVYSSEEVVVDDKLLSRLRPAMPLIGQLFQYSIEEFDAKMDEVLMDKFTALQPSVQWKFNEAVWHFLQQNNSHHKLKEIETITFKHMYPLFGAIDIRNSTIERNKALKDDMEVQLNSLIDTLKAIRKHVSLELTNKLLFNCKDWIKRIGDFASSNEENKLNEFLEIEVYPFLSIIKGNYPVTAEFVDRYFEVIVPETGAAFANRRQLEVSMQLINTEVSQYLEKSQANLQASYPCYFAKFRTDGVEYDIYIGQEIAPDRPFDLLYLKNIRLWQLTSMVDIARLSKGLIDEMPRALETTQLIFIHSNAIDISFRNDERRFDVEGAYNIRYEVVKKRIDKVLVKGTTERLTQPHKIAMVYFNPEEAKEYLEYIKYMQVQGYLNDDLEQLELDELQGVSGLKALRVGVKYLENKVATKTDAAKKLKPKEIKSIEKEIAKVLQH; translated from the coding sequence TTGAAAACAGAAAAATCGGTAAAATCAGAATTTTACAGGTTTTTACTTCAAAAAATTGAAAAAGACGATGTGCTGCTTGGCAACATCAGTGCCGAAGATTTATCAAAATATAAAGATACTTTAGAATTAATTTTCACTATTCTAACACCTTTGATGGATAATGAAGATGATTTGTTTTGGGCTTTAAGTACCCCAATTCCGGATCAGATTTTCTTTAGCACCAATGCATTCTATAAATTTTTTAAGGATCACGATCCTAAAAATAAGGTAACTAAAGACAATGAACCTGTTGAGAAAAAACAGCTTAAGTTTATCTACAATGTTATTTTAGGCCGTTTTTATAATTTTGCTTCGGTACTGAAAAATGAGATCATTTATGCGCACATTAATCAGGAAACAAAGCTTACACAATACTATAATATCCAAACAGATACCAAGTTTGTAGATATTATGCATAAAGGCGATTTACCTGAGCTTAATTTTGAAGAACTGGGTAAACATTTCCAGGACGAAACTGAACTGGAATACCTGGTGAAGCATTTGCCTTTACAAAATTTCCATTTCGAAGGATTCAGCATTATCTCTATAACAGATGTAACCTTGCAACATGCCATTGATGGTATTCGCGATGCGCTTGTTAATCACAATTATCAAACTGAAGCCTATACGCATGTAATTCACGCTTTAAAAACACTTAGCGGAAACGGAAAACTCGAATTTGGATTAATGCCTTTTTTAACCGTTAACAACAAGCTCGTTTTTGATAATCAGGAATTTTCACAAAGTATGCTGATTAATTCGGCAAAATCATCCAATCTCGAAGAAGAGGTTTTTTATTCGTTGGTTGATAAGTACAAAGAAAACCCGCGGTCAATTTTTGTAAGCTCAATCAATGACGATCAGATTGATAAAGATCCTTTTCTAAGGGTTTTAAAAGCTGCCGGAGTTTGTTCTTATTCGGTATTACCGGTGTATTACAATACCCAGTTGGCAGGTGTTTTAGAGGTTTATTCGAGTGAGGAAGTAGTGGTTGATGATAAACTTTTATCGAGGTTACGTCCGGCAATGCCTTTAATCGGTCAGCTTTTCCAATACAGTATTGAAGAATTTGATGCTAAAATGGACGAAGTGCTGATGGATAAGTTTACCGCTTTACAACCATCGGTACAATGGAAATTTAATGAAGCTGTTTGGCACTTTCTTCAACAAAATAACAGTCACCATAAATTAAAGGAAATCGAAACGATTACCTTTAAACATATGTATCCGCTTTTTGGCGCAATTGATATCCGTAATTCTACCATCGAGCGGAATAAAGCTTTAAAAGATGACATGGAAGTACAGTTAAACAGTTTAATTGATACTTTAAAGGCCATCCGTAAACATGTTTCTTTAGAACTTACCAATAAACTATTGTTTAATTGTAAAGATTGGATTAAACGCATCGGTGATTTTGCTTCGTCAAATGAAGAAAACAAACTGAACGAGTTTTTAGAAATCGAAGTTTATCCTTTTTTATCGATTATAAAAGGTAATTATCCGGTAACTGCTGAGTTTGTAGATCGTTATTTCGAAGTAATTGTTCCTGAAACCGGCGCTGCTTTTGCAAATCGCAGGCAACTCGAAGTTTCGATGCAGTTGATCAATACCGAAGTGAGCCAATACCTGGAGAAATCGCAGGCTAATTTACAGGCCTCTTACCCTTGTTATTTTGCCAAGTTCAGAACAGATGGAGTAGAGTACGATATTTATATCGGACAGGAAATTGCCCCAGATCGGCCATTTGATTTGTTGTACCTAAAAAATATCCGCCTTTGGCAGTTAACCTCAATGGTCGATATTGCGCGTTTATCTAAAGGATTAATTGACGAAATGCCTCGTGCATTAGAAACAACACAGTTGATCTTTATCCACTCTAATGCGATCGATATTAGCTTTAGGAATGACGAACGCCGTTTTGACGTAGAAGGTGCTTATAATATTCGTTACGAAGTTGTTAAAAAACGTATTGATAAAGTATTGGTTAAAGGTACAACTGAACGTTTAACGCAGCCCCATAAAATTGCAATGGTTTATTTCAATCCTGAAGAAGCCAAAGAATATTTGGAGTACATTAAATATATGCAGGTTCAAGGTTATTTAAACGACGATCTAGAGCAACTGGAATTAGATGAACTTCAAGGTGTTTCCGGGTTAAAAGCTTTAAGGGTAGGTGTGAAATATCTGGAAAATAAAGTAGCAACTAAAACAGATGCTGCTAAAAAACTTAAACCTAAAGAGATCAAATCTATCGAAAAGGAAATTGCTAAAGTGTTGCAGCACTAA
- a CDS encoding HD domain-containing protein has translation MIQVNDFLYGKMELPMVFSDLLNTDVLKRLGGIHQSGAIFLVNPDICHSRLEHAIGVTMLIRMLGGSELEQIAGLLHDISHTAFSHVGDYVFGNTDEDYHEKVFAEVLCKSEVPDVLLNYGYNVNQILYGTFDILEQPLPALCADRLDYTLRDGVHGGIISRQRAREFLTSIVLKDGKIAVSAETEVVWINEAFKKLNNDLFKLPLHLYANGKMAELIKKFLNKGILVESDMFKTDTMLLNKIRTSYEGYEAIKSIKQLKGFAEFMRHGAVPKIKTRTLNALLV, from the coding sequence ATGATCCAGGTAAACGATTTTTTATATGGTAAAATGGAACTGCCAATGGTATTTTCTGATCTGTTAAATACCGATGTTTTAAAAAGGTTAGGGGGGATTCATCAAAGCGGTGCTATATTTTTGGTCAATCCAGATATTTGCCATTCGCGCTTGGAGCATGCCATAGGAGTGACCATGTTAATCCGGATGCTAGGCGGTTCAGAACTGGAGCAAATTGCCGGGTTGCTGCATGACATTTCGCATACAGCTTTTTCTCATGTAGGCGATTATGTTTTTGGCAATACAGATGAAGATTATCATGAAAAGGTTTTTGCTGAAGTTTTATGTAAATCTGAAGTGCCAGATGTGCTGTTGAATTATGGATATAATGTTAACCAGATTTTGTATGGTACCTTTGATATTTTAGAGCAGCCCTTGCCGGCGCTCTGTGCCGATCGTTTGGACTACACTTTACGTGATGGTGTTCATGGTGGGATAATTTCCCGTCAGCGTGCCCGCGAATTCTTGACTTCAATTGTTTTGAAGGATGGAAAAATAGCGGTGAGTGCAGAAACTGAAGTGGTTTGGATTAATGAAGCCTTCAAGAAGCTGAATAATGATCTGTTTAAATTGCCACTTCATTTATATGCCAATGGCAAAATGGCCGAACTAATTAAGAAATTTCTAAATAAAGGAATATTGGTTGAAAGTGATATGTTTAAAACAGATACCATGCTGCTGAATAAAATTAGAACATCCTATGAAGGATATGAAGCCATTAAGTCGATTAAACAGTTAAAAGGTTTTGCCGAATTTATGCGCCATGGCGCAGTACCTAAAATCAAAACAAGAACATTAAATGCTTTGTTGGTTTAG
- a CDS encoding twin-arginine translocase TatA/TatE family subunit has protein sequence MSAIEIILIGVVILLIFGGKKIPELMRGIGRSVKEFKDAKDEPPVK, from the coding sequence ATGTCTGCAATAGAAATTATTTTAATAGGAGTGGTTATCCTGCTTATTTTTGGTGGCAAAAAAATACCTGAATTGATGCGGGGAATAGGGAGAAGTGTGAAAGAATTTAAGGATGCAAAAGATGAACCTCCTGTTAAATAA